The following proteins come from a genomic window of Micavibrio aeruginosavorus EPB:
- a CDS encoding invasion associated locus B family protein: protein MKKSAFILAAVCFLAIPAHAADWAVRCAPDGTQCEAWQRLMVKETDQRMAEIAIGFPDGVDHPARGVMVLPLGIMLPAGVKLSIDKAAPYGAQVRYCTHDGCMAFLTLDDQVLNELRKGRAATLAFQSFAGKDVILPISLNGITVALEEAAVKKK from the coding sequence ATGAAAAAATCTGCCTTTATTCTGGCTGCCGTATGTTTTTTGGCTATCCCGGCCCATGCCGCCGATTGGGCCGTGCGCTGTGCGCCCGATGGGACGCAGTGCGAAGCGTGGCAACGCTTGATGGTCAAGGAAACGGACCAGCGGATGGCGGAAATTGCCATTGGTTTTCCCGACGGGGTGGATCACCCGGCGCGTGGGGTGATGGTGTTGCCGCTGGGCATTATGTTGCCTGCGGGCGTCAAACTGTCCATCGACAAGGCGGCCCCGTATGGGGCGCAGGTGCGGTATTGCACCCATGATGGGTGCATGGCGTTTTTGACACTGGATGATCAGGTGTTGAATGAATTGCGCAAGGGGCGGGCCGCCACATTGGCGTTTCAAAGTTTCGCGGGCAAGGATGTCATTCTGCCCATTTCCCTGAATGGCATAACGGTCGCTCTGGAAGAAGCGGCCGTTAAGAAAAAGTAG